A genomic region of Gallus gallus isolate bGalGal1 chromosome 19, bGalGal1.mat.broiler.GRCg7b, whole genome shotgun sequence contains the following coding sequences:
- the NAA38 gene encoding N-alpha-acetyltransferase 38, NatC auxiliary subunit isoform X1, with amino-acid sequence MAEPAVSGPPGGPQPRARRLAALLNRSLRVRMSDGRTLVGAFLCTDRDANIILGSAQEFLKAADAFPGSEPRVLGLAMVPGHHIVSIEVERDAAAALCS; translated from the exons GggggccgcagccccgcgcccggcgCCTGGCGGCGCTGCTGAACCGCAGCCTGCGGGTGCGCATGTCGGACGGGCGCACGCTGGTGGGAGCCTTCCTCTGCACCGACCGCGACGCCAACATCATCCTCGGCTCCGCGCAGGAGTTCCTCAAGGCTGCGG ATGCGTTCCCGGGCAGCGAGCCGCGTGTGCTGGGCCTGGCCATGGTGCCTGGGCACCACATCGTGTCCATCGAGGTGGAGCGCGACGCTGCCGCCGCCCTGTGCTCCTGA
- the NAA38 gene encoding N-alpha-acetyltransferase 38, NatC auxiliary subunit isoform X2, with translation MAEPAPPGGPQPRARRLAALLNRSLRVRMSDGRTLVGAFLCTDRDANIILGSAQEFLKAADAFPGSEPRVLGLAMVPGHHIVSIEVERDAAAALCS, from the exons GggggccgcagccccgcgcccggcgCCTGGCGGCGCTGCTGAACCGCAGCCTGCGGGTGCGCATGTCGGACGGGCGCACGCTGGTGGGAGCCTTCCTCTGCACCGACCGCGACGCCAACATCATCCTCGGCTCCGCGCAGGAGTTCCTCAAGGCTGCGG ATGCGTTCCCGGGCAGCGAGCCGCGTGTGCTGGGCCTGGCCATGGTGCCTGGGCACCACATCGTGTCCATCGAGGTGGAGCGCGACGCTGCCGCCGCCCTGTGCTCCTGA